The nucleotide sequence GATGAAGGCCGCCTTCGCGGTATTTCCAGGGCGAGCCGGCTGTTCCTGGGACCGCTGCGCCTTCCCCTCCCAGCCGCGTTGGATGCGAAAGCCTACGCAGAACAGTGGTGGGATGAGGCCGAGGGCAAGCACCGCATCCAAGTCAAAGTGATCCAGCCGCAGATCGGCCTGGTGCTGGTGTACGCGGGTCGTTTCGACTACCGGCTTGCGCCCTATCTGCCGGGCGCCGCCCCCGGCACGGCCCTTCCGCGCTATGCCGAACCGGACCGTTGGGAGCCGCGGATCTAGCCCTGGGCCAGTTGGTCCAGGCCATCGGCAACCTTTGTCAGCTTCGTCAGCACGTCCTTGGCCGCCGACGGCGTAAAGTCCGCCAGCCCCGTGGAAGGTGTGACCCGGAGACCGGCAAGGCCGGAGGCCTCCAGGCCGAGCTGGCGCCAAGGCTTCCAGATGCTCTCCACAACGTCGGAGGTCTTGGGTAGCAGGGCCCTGGGATCGCCGGTCGGCAACGCACCGGCCCATACCCGCTTCCCGCCCTCCACGGCACCGGCGAGCTGCTCCCATTGGCGTGTAGTCAGCGCCCTCAACGGCACCGCCACGCCGTCGGCACCCGCGGCGAGTATCCGATCAATGGGTGCTTCGATTTCCGGGACGGAAATGACGGTCTCGACGACGCCCGCAGCTTTGAGTGCGTCGATCACCAACCGCCACGCGCCAGTGACTTCCTCGCCGTCGATGGATCTCAGCGTTCGGTAACCGCTCGCCGTCGGGATGGTCCCGGCCATGACTGAAGCGATCTCCGGTTCGTCCACCTGGACCACCAGGCGGGCGCCAGGTACGGCCGCGGAGAGTTTGCGGAGGTGTTCCGCTACGCCCGCCGCCAAAGAATCCGCAATGTCCCGCCTGGCGCCGTAGTCCAGCAGCGCGCGTTCGCCGTTGTGCAGGTGAAGGCTGGCGGCCAGGCTCAACGGGCCCATCAGCTGGATCTTGAGTTCAGTCGCTGAGACGTCCTCGGCACCGGCCACGTCGGCCAGAATGTTGATGTCCGTTGCCAGGGCCGAGCTCGCGCGCCGTTCATCCTTGCCGGGCCTGTCCACCAAACGCCATCCATGCGGCTGGACGTCGATGTCCAGGTCCACGAGCAGTGAACCCGTCCGGCCGACGGCATCGGACCCGACCCCGCGGGCCGGCAGTTCGGGCAGGAAAGGAAGATGCGGGTCCCCCAGCTCCCCGCGGATGATCCGGATGGCCTCGGCGGGATCGTTACCCGGCCACGGCCCCAGGGCAGTCGCGCTTGCACGCAGGTCAGTCACAGAGGACATGGATCAGGCCTGCTGGCTGGAAATCTGGTGATCCTCGGCGATGGCCTCGTGGTGGCGGATCACTTCGCTGATGATGAAGTTCAGGAATTTCTCGGCGAAGGCAGGATCAAGGTGGGCGTCCTCGGCAAGACGGCGGAGCCGGGCTATCTGGGCAGCTTCACGGCCCGGGTCCCCGGCCGGCAGCTTGTGGGTTGCCTTCAGCACTCCCACCTTCTGCGTCGCCTTGAACCGCTCCGCGAGCAGGAAGACCAAGGTTGCGTCGATGTTGTCGATGCTGGACCGGATGGACAGCAGTTCGTCCATGACGGAGCGGTCAACGTGGCCGGCCAGGGAGCTCGCGGCCGGGTTGAAGGAATCGTCGTCATGGGGAAGGGCATTGTTCTGCTCGGTCATGCATCCAAGTCTATGGTGCGGGACGCAGTGTTTTCCGCGTATGAAGCGGAGCACAATGGCACCATCACTGCAGTTTCGGCAAAGGAGCTTTCATGGAAATCGCGGTTCTGGGCACGGGGATGGTGGGCCATGCATTGGCTGGCAAGCTGGTGGAGCTGGGCCATGAAGTCACTATGGGGTCGCGGGAATCAGGCAACCCCAAGGGCATGCAGTGGGCGGAACAGGCGGGAGCCCGGGGGCATGCGGGCTCGTTTGCGGAAGCGTGTTCCCGGTCCGGCCTGATCATCAATGCCACGCCGGGAACAGTCAGCCTGGCCATCCTTGCCGAGGCGGGTGCGGACAACCTCAACGGAAAGGTCCTCCTTGACGTGTCCAACCCGCTGGATGGCTCCAAAGGCTTTCCGCCCCCTCTGACGGTTTGCAACACGGACAGCATCGCCGAGACCATCCAACGGAGCTACCCGAAGGCCCGTGTGGTCGAGTCGCTCAATACGGTCAGTGCACCGGTGATGGTGGATCCGGGCCGCCTTCCCGGGCCCCATGACATGTTCATTGCGGGCGACGACCTGGACGCCAAGTCCACCGTTTCTGCTTTGCTGCAGGAATTTGCGTGGGAACCCGGGCACATCCGGGACCTGGGTGGACTGGACGCGGCACGGGGCATGGAAATGTGGTTGCCGCTGTGGCTGCGGATCTTCATGCAGCAGCCGCAAGGGAAGATGTTCAACATCGCCATCGTCTCCGAGTAGCTGCCCGGCCATAGCCCGGAAAGGCGCGCCCCGCACCGCAGGACGCGCCTTTCTGCACTCGGCTCCGGGAGTCAGCCGCCCAGCAGTGCCCGGTGCGCTTCCCGCCGTCGTGCTTGTTCTTCGGGGTCCGGCACCGGCAAGGAGGCGATCAGACGCTTGGTGTACTCATGCTGCGGTGAGCCCATCACGTGGTTTCCGATCCCCTGCTCCACCAACTGTCCCTTGTAGAGGACGCCCACCCAGTGGGACAGCATGTCCACCACTGCGAGGTCGTGGCTGATGAAGAGGGCAGCAAATCCGAACTGTTCCTGGATGTCCTTGAACAGGTCCAGTACCTTGGCCTGCACCGACACATCCAGCGCGGACGTCGGTTCGTCGGCGATCAGCAGCCGGGGGTTCAGCGCCAGGGATCGTGCCAGGGAGGCGCGCTGGCGTTGTCCGCCGGAGAGCTCGTGCGGGTACCGCTGCGCGTAAGACGCCGGCAACTGGACTGACTCGAGCAACTCGCCGACCTTTTTCCGCGCCTCAGCCGCACCTGGCTTGGTGTGGATCATCAGCGGCTCGGCGACGCACTCACCGATGGTGAGGTGCGGGTTGAAAGACGCTGCAGGATCCTGGAATACAAAGCCGATCTCCTTGCGCAGCGGCCGGAAAGTCCGCTCCTTGAAGTCCAGCATTTCGTAACCCAGCACCTTCAGGCTGCCGCCCGTTGTCCGGTTCAGGCCGGCGATGGCCCGTCCGATGGTGGACTTGCCTGAACCCGACTCCCCTACCAGGCCAAAGACCTCGTTCTCCGAAACAGTGAAACTGACATTGTCCACCGCTTTGAACCCATGCCTGCCGAAACGGCCCGGGTATTCAATGGTGAGGTTCTTTGCCTCCACCAGGACTTTTCCATCCTGGTGAAGCCTGCTGCGGGCTCCTTCGGAGGCCGAATGGCGGCCCAGGTGAGGCACTGCGGCGAGGAGTTTGCGGGTGTACTCCTGGCGGGGCTCGGCGAAGAGGACCTTCGAGGGTGCCTCCTCCACCACATCGCCCTGGTACATGACGACCACCCTGTCTGCCAGGTCGGCCACGACGCCCATGTTGTGGGTAATGAGCACAATGGACGTCCCGTAGTTGTCCCGCAGATCCCGGAGCAGTTGAAGGATCTCGGCTTGTACGGTGACGTCGAGCGCGGTGGTGGGCTCATCAGCAACGATCAGCCCCGGATCCAAGGCGAGCGCGGCAGCGATGACCACGCGTTGCTTCTGTCCTCCGGAGAACTGGTGGGGGTAGTAGTTGACCCGGGTCTCGGGGTCGGGGATGCCCACTTTGCGCAGTGCCTCGGTGGCTCTCTGTTTCGCTTCCTTGGCGGAGATGCGCCTGCCGTCGGATGAATGTGCCCGGATGCCTTCGGCAATTTGCCACCCGACGGTGAAGACCGGGTTCAAGGCGGTGGAAGGTTCCTGGAACACCATCGCCACGTCGCGGCCACGGATCTTGCGCAGCGCGGACTTGCTGACGCTGATGACGTTGTTGCCGTTGATCAGAACTGCGCCCGAGCTGATGGCTGTTTCCGGAAGCAGGCCAAGAATGGTCTTGGCTGTCACGGTTTTTCCGGAACCGGACTCCCCCACGATCGCGACTACTTCGCCGGGGTTCACCTCCAGGCTGACGTTCTTGACTGCGTGGACGTCTCCGCCGTCGGTGGCAAAGGTGACTTGCAGCCGGTCAATGGTCAGTACTGGCTGGCCTGTGGGTGCCTGGTCCGAAACCTGGCCAAGGTTGGTGGTCATGGTTTTCCTGCCTCTGCCGGTGTGGACGGCGTTCTTGGTGCGGATGGCGTTCCTGGTGTGGAGGTGCCACCTCCGGCACGTTTGCGTCCCCGGATACGGGGGTCGTTGAGGTCGTTGATGCTCTCGCCCACGAGTGTGAGGCCCAGGACAGTGAGCACGATCGCGATGCCGGGGAAGACACCTGTCCACCAGATACCGGAGGAGGTGTCTGCCAGTGCCTTATTGAGGTCGAATCCCCATTCCGCCGCGGAGGTGGGTTCGATGCCGAAGCCCAGGAAGCCCAGGCCCGCCAACGTGAGGATCGCTTCGGAGGCGTTGAGGGTGAACATGAGCGGCAGGGTCCGGGTGGCGTTCTTGAAAATGTGGCGCCCGATGATGCGCATGCTGGAGGCGCCAAGGACCTTGGCCGACTCAACGAACGGTTCGGCCTTGAGCCTGATGGTTTCGGCGCGGATCACCCGGAAGTACTGCGGAACGAACACCACAGTGATGGAGAACGCGCAAGAGAAGATACCGCCCCAGAAGCTGGACTGGCCACGGCTGATGACGATGGAAATGACGATTGCCAGAAGCAGGGTGGGGAAGGCATAGATGGCGTCGGCCACCACAACCAGTATCCGGTCCAGCCACCCGCCGAAGTACCCGCTAAGCAGTCCAAGGGCGACGCCGAGGAACAGTGACATGGCAACGGAGACAATAATGACCGTTACAGCGGTCTGCGATCCCCAAACGACACGCGACAAGACGTCGTAGCCGCCAACAGTGGTTCCCAGCAGGTGCTTGCCGCCCGGCGCTTGCTGGGTGGGGAAGGAACCAGATGCATCGCTGAGCTGGGAGTAGCCGTATGGCGCCAGCAGCGGCGCGAAGATACTTGTGAGGATGAACAGCCCGCTGAGGACGACGCCCACAACGAGCATGCCGCGTTGGAGCCCGACGCTCTTTTTGAGATGTGAGATGACCGGGAGCCGGGAGAAAAGCGGCTGCCTGGGCGGGGTGAGTGTGGGGGTGCTCATGGTCAGTACCTCACTCGGGGGTCGATGAGCGCGGCAATGATGTCCACGATGAAGTTGGTGACGGCCACGATGATGGCCAGCAGGACGACGATGCCCTGTACCGCGACGAAGTCACGGGCATTCAAGTACTGGACGAGCTGGTATCCGAGGCCTTTCCATTCGAAGGTGGTCTCCGTCAGGATCGCACCGCCCAGCATGAGCGCTATTTGCAGGCCCATCACGGTAATGATCGGGATGAGGGCCGGCTTGTAGGCATGCTTGGTCACGAGCCGGAACTCGCTGACACCCCGTGAGCGTCCTGCCTCGATGTAGTCCTTGCCCAGGGTCCCGATCACGTTGGTGCGGACCAGCCGCAGGAAGACGCCGGCGGTGAGCAAACCAAGGGCGATTGCGGGAAGGATGGCGTGGGAGACGACGTCGC is from Paenarthrobacter nicotinovorans and encodes:
- a CDS encoding uroporphyrinogen decarboxylase/cobalamine-independent methonine synthase family protein yields the protein MSSVTDLRASATALGPWPGNDPAEAIRIIRGELGDPHLPFLPELPARGVGSDAVGRTGSLLVDLDIDVQPHGWRLVDRPGKDERRASSALATDINILADVAGAEDVSATELKIQLMGPLSLAASLHLHNGERALLDYGARRDIADSLAAGVAEHLRKLSAAVPGARLVVQVDEPEIASVMAGTIPTASGYRTLRSIDGEEVTGAWRLVIDALKAAGVVETVISVPEIEAPIDRILAAGADGVAVPLRALTTRQWEQLAGAVEGGKRVWAGALPTGDPRALLPKTSDVVESIWKPWRQLGLEASGLAGLRVTPSTGLADFTPSAAKDVLTKLTKVADGLDQLAQG
- a CDS encoding chorismate mutase, translating into MTEQNNALPHDDDSFNPAASSLAGHVDRSVMDELLSIRSSIDNIDATLVFLLAERFKATQKVGVLKATHKLPAGDPGREAAQIARLRRLAEDAHLDPAFAEKFLNFIISEVIRHHEAIAEDHQISSQQA
- a CDS encoding NADPH-dependent F420 reductase; translation: MEIAVLGTGMVGHALAGKLVELGHEVTMGSRESGNPKGMQWAEQAGARGHAGSFAEACSRSGLIINATPGTVSLAILAEAGADNLNGKVLLDVSNPLDGSKGFPPPLTVCNTDSIAETIQRSYPKARVVESLNTVSAPVMVDPGRLPGPHDMFIAGDDLDAKSTVSALLQEFAWEPGHIRDLGGLDAARGMEMWLPLWLRIFMQQPQGKMFNIAIVSE
- a CDS encoding ABC transporter ATP-binding protein, whose amino-acid sequence is MTTNLGQVSDQAPTGQPVLTIDRLQVTFATDGGDVHAVKNVSLEVNPGEVVAIVGESGSGKTVTAKTILGLLPETAISSGAVLINGNNVISVSKSALRKIRGRDVAMVFQEPSTALNPVFTVGWQIAEGIRAHSSDGRRISAKEAKQRATEALRKVGIPDPETRVNYYPHQFSGGQKQRVVIAAALALDPGLIVADEPTTALDVTVQAEILQLLRDLRDNYGTSIVLITHNMGVVADLADRVVVMYQGDVVEEAPSKVLFAEPRQEYTRKLLAAVPHLGRHSASEGARSRLHQDGKVLVEAKNLTIEYPGRFGRHGFKAVDNVSFTVSENEVFGLVGESGSGKSTIGRAIAGLNRTTGGSLKVLGYEMLDFKERTFRPLRKEIGFVFQDPAASFNPHLTIGECVAEPLMIHTKPGAAEARKKVGELLESVQLPASYAQRYPHELSGGQRQRASLARSLALNPRLLIADEPTSALDVSVQAKVLDLFKDIQEQFGFAALFISHDLAVVDMLSHWVGVLYKGQLVEQGIGNHVMGSPQHEYTKRLIASLPVPDPEEQARRREAHRALLGG
- a CDS encoding ABC transporter permease, coding for MSTPTLTPPRQPLFSRLPVISHLKKSVGLQRGMLVVGVVLSGLFILTSIFAPLLAPYGYSQLSDASGSFPTQQAPGGKHLLGTTVGGYDVLSRVVWGSQTAVTVIIVSVAMSLFLGVALGLLSGYFGGWLDRILVVVADAIYAFPTLLLAIVISIVISRGQSSFWGGIFSCAFSITVVFVPQYFRVIRAETIRLKAEPFVESAKVLGASSMRIIGRHIFKNATRTLPLMFTLNASEAILTLAGLGFLGFGIEPTSAAEWGFDLNKALADTSSGIWWTGVFPGIAIVLTVLGLTLVGESINDLNDPRIRGRKRAGGGTSTPGTPSAPRTPSTPAEAGKP